From a region of the Triticum aestivum cultivar Chinese Spring chromosome 7D, IWGSC CS RefSeq v2.1, whole genome shotgun sequence genome:
- the LOC123165482 gene encoding zinc finger protein ZIC 2: MAANHHLRRLASASAPALSRLSKPPPSPLLRPAFSSSASPADQPAAAAGAAAAEKGEAQSAVKEADEAQGGGAGARKAGEEEDDDGGLDINEATGEIGGPHGPEPTRYGDWERGGRCSDF; encoded by the coding sequence ATGGCGGCcaaccaccacctccgccgcctcgcctccgcGTCGGCCCCCGCTCTCTCCCGCCTCTCCAAGCCCCCTCCCTCGCCGCTCCTCCGCCCCGCGTTCTCCAGCTCCGCCTCCCCCGCGGatcagccggcggcggcggcgggcgccgctGCAGCCGAGAAGGGGGAGGCCCAGAGCGCCGTGAAGGAGGCGGACGAGGCGCAGGGCGGTGGTGCTGGCGCGcggaaggcgggggaggaggaggatgatgacgGCGGCCTGGACATAAACGAGGCAACTGGCGAGATCGGCGGCCCGCATGGGCCCGAGCCCACCCGGTACGGCGACTGGGAGCGCGGCGGCCGCTGCTCTGACTTCTGA